In a genomic window of Nocardia fluminea:
- a CDS encoding nucleotide sugar dehydrogenase encodes MKPLVPRRVAVLGCGYVGVPVALLAVAAGHDVVAIDTDPDRILQLQAGKSYIVDVTDADLADALGSGRLLPTADPNALAGFDIVLITVPTPLDRDGDPDLTLVEAAAKHVAAHLEPGCTVVLESSTYPGTTQDIVQPILEGSGLRAGVDFHLGYSPERIDPGMGLAGLRAVPKIVAGIDDASTTVIAEFWRALVAEVVVAPDIRTAELAKLFENVFRLVNVSLVNELAQHSRALGADVRQALALAETKPFGFMRFHPGVGAGGHCLPVDTRYLSWQIRTLSGTPAVLIETASRINDAMPTYVADRIVSGLDRRGVAIESARIVAVGVTYKRDVADLRESCALEVIRALRRYGAEVVTVDPTIPEGLQVLPRVTADIVNTASGVAVLVGHTGLDLNLISAANYVFDACGALPTAPNIEHL; translated from the coding sequence CCAAGGCGGGTCGCTGTGCTGGGCTGCGGGTATGTCGGTGTGCCGGTGGCACTACTCGCCGTCGCCGCCGGACATGACGTCGTTGCCATCGACACCGACCCGGACCGCATCCTGCAACTCCAGGCAGGGAAGTCCTACATCGTCGATGTCACCGACGCTGACCTGGCCGACGCGCTCGGGTCGGGTCGGCTGCTACCCACCGCGGACCCGAACGCGTTGGCCGGATTCGACATCGTGCTGATCACCGTGCCGACCCCCCTCGATCGCGATGGCGACCCGGACTTGACGCTGGTCGAGGCGGCAGCCAAACATGTTGCGGCCCATCTTGAACCGGGATGCACGGTGGTGCTCGAGTCATCCACCTACCCAGGCACCACACAAGACATCGTGCAGCCGATCCTGGAGGGCTCAGGACTGCGAGCAGGGGTCGATTTCCACCTGGGGTACTCACCCGAGCGAATCGACCCCGGCATGGGCTTGGCAGGACTGCGCGCCGTCCCGAAGATCGTCGCCGGCATCGACGACGCCTCCACAACCGTGATCGCCGAGTTCTGGCGCGCACTGGTTGCCGAAGTCGTTGTAGCACCCGATATCCGGACTGCGGAGCTGGCCAAGCTCTTCGAGAACGTCTTCCGGTTGGTCAACGTGTCGCTGGTCAACGAGCTCGCCCAGCATTCGCGGGCGTTAGGGGCCGATGTACGCCAGGCATTGGCCTTGGCCGAGACCAAACCCTTTGGGTTCATGCGCTTTCATCCCGGTGTCGGCGCAGGTGGGCACTGCCTGCCGGTGGACACCCGATATCTGAGCTGGCAGATCCGCACCCTTTCCGGGACTCCAGCGGTGCTGATCGAAACTGCCTCCCGGATCAACGACGCGATGCCGACCTACGTCGCGGATCGCATCGTGAGTGGCCTGGATCGCCGTGGTGTCGCGATCGAGTCCGCCCGGATCGTCGCCGTCGGGGTCACCTACAAGCGTGATGTCGCGGATCTGCGCGAATCATGCGCCCTCGAAGTGATCCGGGCGCTGCGCCGCTACGGCGCCGAGGTCGTGACCGTGGACCCGACCATCCCCGAGGGACTCCAGGTGCTGCCCCGTGTCACCGCCGACATCGTGAACACCGCGTCCGGGGTCGCGGTCCTGGTCGGGCATACCGGCCTGGACCTGAACCTGATCAGTGCCGCGAACTACGTGTTCGACGCGTGCGGGGCGCTCCCGACCGCACCGAACATCGAACACCTCTGA
- a CDS encoding NAD-dependent epimerase/dehydratase family protein has translation MSTNASHVIVTGGAGFIGSHLCRALLDRGDQVTAIDNLSTGRRDNVTDLLENHRFSLRVSDVNAPVSFAAITGATHLVHLACPASPKANTAMPLATLRTATVGTMNVLECAHRAGIRAIVASSSEIYGDPLVHPQTEDYRGNADPIGAHSAYTEGKRATEAAAAAYHRMGADVGIVRPFNVYGPFMWPDDGRVVAAFCAAALAGETLQLQGGGTQTRSLVWVGDFVTGLLAMLDSTEFGPINLGSEHEITIRDLAQLIIDQAGSGSLDIVAGRSDVVTVRRPDTTRARKLLDWQPETPLDVGVAATLAWMRTVAVPS, from the coding sequence TTGTCCACCAACGCATCTCACGTCATCGTCACCGGCGGCGCCGGGTTCATCGGTTCTCATCTGTGCCGCGCCCTGCTCGACCGTGGTGACCAGGTCACCGCGATCGACAACCTTTCGACCGGCCGCAGGGACAACGTCACCGACCTGCTGGAAAACCACCGATTCAGCCTGCGCGTCAGTGATGTCAACGCACCGGTCAGCTTCGCCGCGATCACCGGGGCAACCCACCTCGTCCACCTTGCCTGCCCGGCCTCGCCCAAGGCGAACACAGCGATGCCACTGGCAACCCTGCGCACCGCCACAGTCGGGACGATGAACGTCCTCGAATGCGCGCACCGCGCCGGGATCCGAGCCATCGTGGCCTCGTCCTCGGAGATCTACGGTGACCCGTTGGTCCATCCGCAGACCGAGGACTACCGGGGCAACGCAGACCCGATCGGAGCGCACTCGGCCTACACCGAAGGCAAACGCGCCACCGAAGCCGCCGCCGCGGCCTACCACCGGATGGGCGCTGATGTCGGGATCGTACGCCCGTTCAACGTGTACGGACCATTCATGTGGCCCGACGACGGCCGGGTGGTCGCTGCGTTCTGCGCCGCGGCCCTGGCCGGTGAGACGCTCCAACTCCAGGGAGGCGGCACCCAAACCCGATCCCTGGTCTGGGTCGGTGATTTCGTGACCGGGCTGCTCGCGATGCTCGACAGCACCGAATTCGGGCCGATCAACCTCGGCTCCGAACACGAGATCACGATCCGCGATCTCGCCCAGCTGATCATCGACCAGGCCGGCTCAGGCTCCCTCGATATCGTCGCGGGTCGCAGCGACGTGGTCACGGTGCGCCGACCAGACACCACCCGTGCCCGCAAACTTCTGGACTGGCAACCCGAAACCCCGTTGGACGTCGGCGTCGCCGCGACGCTGGCGTGGATGCGCACCGTGGCGGTGCCGTCATGA
- a CDS encoding MoaD/ThiS family protein — protein MTVRFVLPPSWPTLVGADLSELSTQATTIGQALTWLVDQHPIFGERIFDGERLAPWTIVCLNNTHILDLDTPIPAGDHELQIIPALVGG, from the coding sequence ATGACCGTCCGATTCGTCTTGCCACCGAGCTGGCCCACACTGGTCGGAGCAGACCTGTCCGAACTGAGCACCCAGGCCACCACCATCGGGCAAGCCCTGACCTGGCTGGTGGATCAGCACCCGATATTCGGTGAACGCATCTTCGACGGTGAGCGACTCGCACCGTGGACAATCGTGTGCCTCAACAACACTCACATCCTGGACCTCGACACCCCGATTCCTGCCGGAGATCACGAGCTCCAGATCATCCCGGCGTTGGTGGGCGGGTGA
- a CDS encoding formylglycine-generating enzyme family protein, giving the protein MNVPEMIAIPAAQVAVGSPESHLDTVAAAQHYPRTWFEDETPQHTITLPAFEIDRTPVTNSMFAEFVTMTGHVSAAERRGYALVYGPDYWTTMDGISWRHPHPDLDAVTDRPHHPVVHLDHTDATTYAIWAGKRLPSEAEWEYAAHGPQWRPWPWGPSWDSARANTAEHWAGQPIHDLATWKAWWRTHYAEHGPAPATTEVGAFTDGSSPFGLVDMAGNVSEWTASAYLLYDRHRRYDPSYHAVADHGHITVRGGGWKSFRWQTRTSERIACSPDYSGPDLGFRCARDLPETTANVLSLIR; this is encoded by the coding sequence GTGAACGTGCCCGAGATGATCGCGATCCCGGCCGCCCAGGTGGCGGTCGGGTCACCCGAATCGCACCTGGACACCGTCGCCGCCGCCCAGCACTACCCTCGGACCTGGTTCGAGGACGAAACACCACAGCACACCATCACACTGCCCGCGTTCGAGATCGACCGGACACCGGTCACCAACAGCATGTTCGCGGAATTCGTGACGATGACCGGGCATGTGAGCGCCGCCGAGCGACGCGGCTACGCCCTGGTCTACGGGCCCGACTACTGGACCACCATGGACGGCATCTCCTGGCGCCACCCCCACCCCGACCTCGACGCGGTCACCGACCGACCACACCACCCGGTGGTGCACCTGGACCACACCGACGCCACTACTTACGCCATCTGGGCAGGCAAACGACTGCCCAGCGAAGCCGAATGGGAGTACGCCGCCCACGGCCCCCAGTGGCGGCCGTGGCCGTGGGGCCCGAGCTGGGACAGCGCCCGCGCCAATACCGCCGAACACTGGGCAGGCCAACCCATCCACGACCTCGCCACCTGGAAAGCGTGGTGGCGAACCCACTACGCCGAGCACGGGCCCGCCCCCGCTACCACCGAAGTCGGAGCATTCACCGACGGAAGTTCCCCCTTCGGGCTGGTGGACATGGCGGGCAACGTCTCCGAATGGACCGCGTCGGCGTATCTGCTCTACGACCGCCACCGCCGCTACGACCCCAGCTATCACGCCGTCGCCGACCACGGTCACATCACGGTGCGCGGCGGCGGTTGGAAGTCGTTCCGATGGCAAACCCGCACCAGCGAACGTATCGCGTGCAGCCCCGACTACTCCGGACCAGACCTCGGATTCCGTTGCGCCCGTGACCTACCCGAAACCACGGCCAACGTGCTCTCACTCATCAGATAG